In Candidatus Alcyoniella australis, the DNA window ATCCTTCGGCCAAGGGCCTTTATCGTCATGTTGAACTTTAGGATGACGAATATCTTTCGATGTCAACGATATAGTACGCATCATGTCACCCTGAACGAAGTGAAGGGTCTACGTCTGCAACACTGTATTTCATTCGCCTAGCCTGATTATTCATGAGGCTTCGTAACTCTTCGACCGGGCTCAGGACCAGATTGTGCGGAGCAGTAGAAGTCCCATGAATAATGCGGGCCGGTTTTCATCCGGGCTCGCGCGCCGTATACTCCACAAGCCTGGACTATTCATGAACAGTACAGGCAAGGCATTGGGAAGAATCCGGAGGCAACAATGGCCCTGTCATGGTTGATCGCAGCAATGGTCTTTTTGGCTGTGGAGCGCTGGGCGCGCGGCAGCCGTTTCTTTCTGGGGCTGGCGATGGTCGCCCTGGCCGGAATGCTGCTGGCGCTGTGCGGCGCAAGCTGGCCTTGGCAGCTCGGGCTGTTCCTATTGGTCGGGCCGCCGTTCGCCGGTTACCTGGGTTCGCCGCGCACCGTGTCGCTGATCCTGCCCCCCGGCCGCCGCGTCTAACACGCGCTATCTCCTGCGCACATTGGACGGCGCAGTCCTGCGCGTCACTCGTCGTCGTTTAAAATACGGTAGATATTCCAGTGGCCGATGCGGTGTTCCAGCAGGAACAGGTGTCCGTGGGCGCGGGCGCGCAGGGTGTCGGGCTTGAACCCGAGGAACGGGTCGAAGTCCAGAGTGCCGCCGAAAAACGGGTAGAGCAGGAAAGTGGCGCGCGGATCGGCGAGGCTGGTCGCAAAGGTCCGCGGGTCCATGCTGCCGGTCTGCTCGTCAAAGCTGGTCATCAGGAACGAGTCGTAGGGCAGACCCGAGCGCGTGAGGATGTATCCCTGATCGCGCACGCCGATCAGCACCGCCTGGTCCGGCTCGACGTTGGTGCGCAACCAGCCCACCAGGCTCTCGAGTTCGGCCGTGGCGCGGCAGCGTTGCTGGTCGATGCTCACGTGCCACAATCCCACGCCGCAGATAATCGCCAGGGCGGCCGCGGCCGAAGCGATTCCGCTGCGGCCGGAGCGCAAGGTGGCGATGCGCTCGATGGCCAGCCCGCCGTAGGGCAGCAGCGGGATCACCAGCAGCGCGGTGTACTTGGTCTCGTTATAGGCGAAGCTGCCGGCCAGCGTGCGCAGCTCGAATACGCAGAACAGCAGCCCGACCAGCGCCGCGGGCCACAGCGCCCGGCGCTCGATGCGCGCCAGCAGCAGCCCCAGGCCGATGGCCAGCAGCAGCGGCCCGCTGGCCGTGCTCAGCAGCACGCCGGGCCAGCCCAGCAGCCGCACGTAGAGCGAAATCCGTTGCAGGTGGTAGCCGCTGATCGAGCCCGCGGCCTTTAAAAAGAACAGCGGATCGTTGTACAGCCGCATTACGTCGACCATGTACAGCAGCGGTCCGATGGCGGCGCAGGCCCACAGCAGCGGCAAATGCCGCAGATCGCGGCGGCCGGTCATCAGCGGGGCCAGCGGCAGCAGCAGCCAGCCCTCGAAGCGCGTCATGGCGGCGATGGAGAGCAGCAGGCCCGCGCAGGCGTAGCGCCAGGCCTTGCCGCTTTGGGCCTGCCTGCCCAACACGGCCATGGCCAGGCCGGAAAGTGCGAAAAACAGGAACGGCGCGCTGTCGAGGCTGACCACCGAGAGCCGCACGTGCAGCGGATAGATCGCCAGCAGCACGATGCCCAGCACAGTGGCGTTGCGCCCCGCGCTGTAGCGTCCGAAGATCCAGAACGGCGCCAACGTCAACAGCGAGAACAGCAGGCTCAGCGCCCGCGGCGCCAGCTCCAGGTTGTTCCAGACCGACAGCGCCCCGGCCAGCAAATAGAAGTGCACCGGCGGGTAGACCTCGTCGGGCATGATCCGAGGATCGGGCAGCCACTGGTGGACCACGAACAGCGCGCGGTCAAAGGCGTTGTGGTGTTGGTCGATGCCGTTGTCCGACCCGGCAAAGGCCCACAGCCGCACCAGAACATAGAAGATGATCGCGGCCGCCAGCGCGATCTTGAAACGCTTGTCAGTCAATGCCCACAGCCAGGCGAATCGTACGCCGTAATGGGGACTTCATCAGTAGTCCAAACCGGGTTCGTTGCGCCCCGCGTCCTTGAGCACGTCGCGCTCCTCGCGGCTCAGTTCGTCGAGTCGGCGCTTGGCATCGCGGTTCATTCCAAGGTTATCACAGGCCTTGAGGCATTGGATCGGTGCGAAGTAGGGGTCGCGTTTGGACAGGTCGCGGGCCTTTACGCGGAACTCGCGAAAGCGCTCGCTGGTCCAGATCTCGCGGAAGGTGTTCTTGTGCAGGTTGCCCAGGGGCAGGTCGTCGGCCTTGCAGCAGGGGATCACGTCACCGCTGGTGAGCACGCGGGCGTAGGTCCAGCCCACGGTGCACGGCAGCTTGTCGATCACTTCCGCGTCGTAGCGGCCGCTGGTGCCGCCGGGGCTGGTGATCCGGCGGTAGAAGCTGCCGAAGCCTAAAAAGCTGACGAACTCGGCGGCCACGAAGAACCCGGTCTTGTCGATGGCGCAATGTTCGATCAGCTCGCATTCACGGCACTGCTGCTCGGGGTAGAAAAACAGCAGCGCGTTGCGCTCCGTGTTGTCCTCGCGCACCTCGAGCTGCCACTCCTTGCGCTTGCACAGCGCGTCGAAGCGCGCGATGTCGTCCAGCTCGTACTTGAAGCCCTTGGCCAGGGTGTCGCGTTTGACAAAGCGCGCGAACTCGTGCGACTCGGTGTCGCCGCCGCGCTGCTCGCGCCCCTTGCTCGGGTCGAGCTCGAGGTAATCATCGCGCAGGGTCAGCGTGCGCAGCTGCTCGGCTATCAGCTCGCGGTCCGCGTCGGAAAGCGCCAGGCTCTCGGTGCGGCCGGGCACGATGTCGATCGGCGTAAACTCGATGAACTCGGCCAGCGAATCCACGGCAAAGTCGA includes these proteins:
- a CDS encoding glycosyltransferase family 39 protein; the protein is MTDKRFKIALAAAIIFYVLVRLWAFAGSDNGIDQHHNAFDRALFVVHQWLPDPRIMPDEVYPPVHFYLLAGALSVWNNLELAPRALSLLFSLLTLAPFWIFGRYSAGRNATVLGIVLLAIYPLHVRLSVVSLDSAPFLFFALSGLAMAVLGRQAQSGKAWRYACAGLLLSIAAMTRFEGWLLLPLAPLMTGRRDLRHLPLLWACAAIGPLLYMVDVMRLYNDPLFFLKAAGSISGYHLQRISLYVRLLGWPGVLLSTASGPLLLAIGLGLLLARIERRALWPAALVGLLFCVFELRTLAGSFAYNETKYTALLVIPLLPYGGLAIERIATLRSGRSGIASAAAALAIICGVGLWHVSIDQQRCRATAELESLVGWLRTNVEPDQAVLIGVRDQGYILTRSGLPYDSFLMTSFDEQTGSMDPRTFATSLADPRATFLLYPFFGGTLDFDPFLGFKPDTLRARAHGHLFLLEHRIGHWNIYRILNDDE